GCACGGCTTCCTGGACAAGGAGCTGGGGACATGAAGGCACTCATCGCAGGCGCCGGGCGCCTGGGCACCCAAATCGCCCAGGTCCTTGCCGCCGCCCGCAACGACGTCACCCTCGTCGACATCGACGAGGACCGCATCGCCGAACTCGAAGGCCGCCTGGCCGTGCGCCTTCTGGCCGGGGACGCCTGCGAGCCCACATTTCTCGAGCACGCGGGCGCACTCACCGCCGACCTCGTCATCGCCGCCACCGGCAATGACGAGGACAACCTCGTCATCAGCCTCCTCGCCAAGCGGCAATTCACCGTCCCTCGCGTCGCCGCCCGCGTCAACGACACAGAGAACACCTGGCTCTTCGACCCGAACTGGGGCGTCGACACCGCAGTCCCCACAGCCACCCCCCTGATCTCCCTCATCGAGGAAGCCACCGGAGCCACAGACACCGTCGCCCTGCTACGCCTGAGCAAAGCGGGCGTCGACGTCATCGAAACCGCCATCACACCGCAGTCCCGCGCCGCGGGCTGCTCCCTCGCCGAGATCACCCTTCCCAAGGGCACTGTCATCGCCACGGTCATCCGCGACGGGCAACCCACCGTACCCACCCCCGACGTGCGACTGGAGCCCGGCGACGAACTTCTCGTCGTCTCTCACGCAGCCACCGAGCAGGAGATCCACGCCGCCTTCCAGTGACCTCCGTCCGCTGCAGCCAGGGGCACGACCTGGAGTCAGTGAGACGCGCAGACCATCTCGACGAAGTGGCCCACCTCTTCCTCCGGCAGGCGACGGGCAAGATCCGCCTCGCTGATCATGCCAACCAGGCGATGATTCTCAATGACCGGCAGCCGCCGGATCTTGTGGTCCTCCATGGCCCGGAGGACTTCGCCCGTGTCGGCCTCAGCATCGATCGTGACCGGCTTCCCCTGCGCGAGGTGGCCCGCGGTCATCTTCTTCGGGTCCTTGCCCTTGGCGACACACTTCACCACGATGTCCCGGTCGGTGATGATCCCGTGGAGCCGGTCGTCCGGCCCGCAGATCGGGAGAGCCCCCACGCCCAGTTCGCTCATCCGGCGCGCAGCGTCCTCCAGCGTCTCGCTCTCCTGCACGCAGGTGGCGCCGGAGTGCATGATCTCCCGTGCTGTGGTCATATCCGTCTCCTTCGAGCCTGGCGATCTGCTCGGGGAGGTCGTCTGGAGCCGGACCCGCCCCGACTGGTACTCCTTGCGGCCAGTGTGGGCTCTTCGCATACCGTGCGCATGCCGGGGTGCTGACTGACTGATCCCCTGCCCCATTCCTCCCCCACAAGTCCTGGTCCGAACGAGCAGGACAGGGTCATGCCACCCAAGGTGCCCAGGCCTTGTTTGTCACGTACAGAGTCAGTTCCAGCGTCGTCGGCCCGAGGACCGGCGCCCGGGAGCCTCGCTGGTCTCCACATCAGCAGGACATCGATGGGACCGCGCGCGGTGGACGTTCCGGCCACAGCCGTGCCTGGAGACGCATGACGACATGGCCCAGACCCGACAGCGTGCATGCGATCGCCAGGTCGACGAGCGGCAGCGGCTCCGTACCCAGCAGGGTCTGCAAGGCAGGCAGACAGACACCGGCTGCTTGGAGGCTCAGCGCCGCACCAACGGCGACCAGCAGGAAGGGGTTGGCCAGGCTTCCCGGGCGAGCGCGGGAACCGAGCGCCACGCCGAGCTGAGTCGCGCCGAGGACCACCTTCGAGGTGCTGCGGAGCGGGTCCAGAATGCCGACGAGACCGAGCAGCGACAAACCCGACTCCCATGTCCCGGGCGGTTCCGCCGTTTCCTCGCTTCGTCGACCGCCCAGTCGACCGTGTCCAGGCTGGCATCGGATCCGTCGACGCCTACGACCAGCGGGTAC
This DNA window, taken from Streptomyces sp. SCSIO 30461, encodes the following:
- a CDS encoding NAD-binding protein, coding for MKALIAGAGRLGTQIAQVLAAARNDVTLVDIDEDRIAELEGRLAVRLLAGDACEPTFLEHAGALTADLVIAATGNDEDNLVISLLAKRQFTVPRVAARVNDTENTWLFDPNWGVDTAVPTATPLISLIEEATGATDTVALLRLSKAGVDVIETAITPQSRAAGCSLAEITLPKGTVIATVIRDGQPTVPTPDVRLEPGDELLVVSHAATEQEIHAAFQ
- a CDS encoding CBS domain-containing protein, producing MTTAREIMHSGATCVQESETLEDAARRMSELGVGALPICGPDDRLHGIITDRDIVVKCVAKGKDPKKMTAGHLAQGKPVTIDAEADTGEVLRAMEDHKIRRLPVIENHRLVGMISEADLARRLPEEEVGHFVEMVCASH
- a CDS encoding cation transporting ATPase C-terminal domain-containing protein; translated protein: MSLLGLVGILDPLRSTSKVVLGATQLGVALGSRARPGSLANPFLLVAVGAALSLQAAGVCLPALQTLLGTEPLPLVDLAIACTLSGLGHVVMRLQARLWPERPPRAVPSMSC